In the Ficedula albicollis isolate OC2 chromosome 22, FicAlb1.5, whole genome shotgun sequence genome, one interval contains:
- the EGR3 gene encoding early growth response protein 3 — translation MTGKLLEKLPGTMNTLMNQLPDNLYPEEIPNSLNIFSSTSDSVAHYNQMAADNVMDIGLANEKAGQELSSYSGTFQPAPGNKTVTYLGKFAFDSPSNWCQDNIISLMSAGILGVPPSSGALTSTQSSAGSMGPPQGEVDQMYPALPPYSSCSDLYPEPVSFHDPQSNPGLTYSPQDYQAAKPALDSNLFPMIPDYNLYHHPNDMGTITEHKPFQSLDPIRVNPPPITPLETIKAFKDKQIHPGFGGLPQPPLTLKPIRPRKYPNRPSKTPLHERPHACPAEGCDRRFSRSDELTRHLRIHTGHKPFQCRICMRSFSRSDHLTTHIRTHTGEKPFACEFCGRKFARSDVLLQVRGESPNVPHKTTFNSVEILLLTQVLLQESEVIARQMRGAGDSGELVNSASKGG, via the exons ATGACAGGCAAACTACTGGAGAAGCTGCCGGGGACCATGAACACTTTGATGAACCAATTGCCTGACAATCTGTACCCAGAGGAGATCCCCAACTCTTTGAATATCTTCTCCAGCACCAGCGACTCGGTGGCTCACTACAACCAGATGGCTGCAG ATAATGTTATGGACATTGGCTTAGCGAACGAAAAGGCCGGTCAGGAATTGTCCTCCTACTCGGGCACTTTTCAACCCGCCCCGGGCAACAAGACTGTCACCTACCTGGGGAAATTCGCTTTCGACTCGCCCTCCAACTGGTGCCAGGACAACATCATCAGCCTGATGAGCGCCGGCATCCTGGGGGTGCCGCCGTCCTCGGGCGCGCTCACCAGCACGCAGAGCTCGGCGGGCAGCATGGGGCCGCCGCAGGGCGAGGTGGACCAGATGTACCCCGCGCTGCCACCCTactcctcctgcagtgacctCTACCCAGAGCCCGTCTCCTTCCACGACCCCCAGAGCAACCCTGGCCTCACCTACTCCCCCCAGGATTACCAGGCGGCCAAACCCGCCTTGGACAGCAACCTCTTCCCCATGATCCCAGACTATAACCTCTACCACCACCCCAACGACATGGGCACCATCACGGAGCACAAACCCTTCCAGAGCTTGGACCCCATCCGCGTCAACCCGCCCCCCATAACCCCGCTGGAGACCATCAAGGCCTTCAAGGACAAGCAGATCCACCCGGGTTTCGGGGGGCTGCCGCAGCCGCCCCTCACCCTCAAGCCCATCCGACCCCGCAAGTATCCCAACCGGCCCAGCAAGACGCCGCTCCACGAGCGGCCCCACGCCTGCCCGGCCGAGGGGTGCGACCGCCGCTTCTCCCGCTCCGACGAGCTCACCCGCCACCTGCGCATCCACACGGGCCACAAGCCCTTCCAGTGCCGCATCTGCATGCGGAGCTTCAGCCGCAGCGACCACCTCACCACCCACATCCGCACCCACACCGGGGAGAAGCCCTTCGCCTGCGAGTTCTGCGGCCGCAAGTTCGCCCGCTCcgac gtgctgctgcaggtacGTGGAGagtccccaaatgtcccccaTAAAACCACCTTCAATTCCGTGGAAATCCTCCTCCTTacccaggtgctgctgcag GAATCTGAGGTCATTGCCAGGCAGATGAGGGGAGCTGGGGACTCTGGGGAATT GGTTAACTCAGCTTCCAAGGGG GGTTAA